One window of the Conexibacter sp. SYSU D00693 genome contains the following:
- a CDS encoding glycoside hydrolase family 65 protein, whose amino-acid sequence MSATRAQPGPPEDGAKPSGEGARPQRGGREEPAGGMGTAGRSDTLEPPEPWCLRETGVDRARLGRAESLFALSNGHLGLRGNLDEGEPRVVSGTYLNGFYESYPLDYGERGFGFAEDGQTVVNAPDGKIIRLVVENEPVDVERGTVEHHERELDLRAGVLRRQLRWRSAYGHRIEVRTKRMVSFLQRSVAAIQYEVEALDEPLWVTLQSILVANQDERSGGEDPRSARAIGDVLDPRLAVGGDRRAVLCHATKRTQLSVASGMDHVLDAPGDCRVSLDVEDDLARVTVSTRIEPGTPLRLTKFLAYHWSSRQTVEWLRDQVDASLEAALAEGWDGLADRQKRFLDDWWERADVELDGDPAVQQALRFALFHLIQAGARIEGRAIAAKGQTGTGYDGHAFWDTEAYVLPVLTYLEPRAVRDALEWRWSTLPQARERAAQLDLPGASLPWRTIHGEECSGYWPAGLAALHVNADVADAVRRYVHVTGDEEFERHQGFDLLVETARLWAGVGWFDRVGTFRINGVTGPDEYSALVDNNVFTNLMAKANLVAAAEVARKHADRAAELGVDEDEIATWERAAQAMYVPYDDALLVHPQDQDFTVHDVWDFAATPAEHYPLLLHYPYFQLYRRQVVKQADLVLALWFRGEAFTDEEKRRDFEYYEAITVRDSSLSACAQAVVAAEVGHLDLAWAYLREAALTDIDDLHHNAQGGLHMASLAGAVLSVTNGLGGFRDGDGIPRFRPRLPDPVRRVAFRLTIRGTRLRVELVPGEARYVVEDGEPLTIEHDGERFEVGADVVARPLPEVPDLDPPPFPAGRGPGCLGPAAD is encoded by the coding sequence GTGAGCGCCACCCGCGCGCAGCCCGGGCCGCCGGAGGACGGCGCCAAGCCCTCCGGCGAGGGCGCGCGCCCGCAGCGCGGCGGGCGCGAGGAGCCCGCGGGCGGGATGGGCACGGCGGGCCGGTCGGACACCCTCGAGCCGCCCGAGCCGTGGTGCCTGCGCGAGACCGGCGTGGACCGCGCCCGCCTGGGTCGCGCCGAGTCGCTCTTCGCGCTGTCCAACGGCCATCTCGGCCTGCGCGGCAACCTCGACGAGGGCGAGCCGCGCGTCGTCAGCGGCACGTACCTCAACGGCTTCTACGAGAGCTACCCGCTCGACTACGGCGAGCGCGGCTTCGGCTTCGCCGAGGACGGCCAGACCGTCGTCAACGCCCCCGACGGCAAGATCATCCGCCTCGTCGTCGAGAACGAGCCGGTCGACGTCGAGCGCGGGACCGTCGAGCACCACGAGCGCGAGCTGGACCTGCGCGCCGGCGTGCTGCGCCGGCAGCTGCGCTGGCGCTCGGCCTACGGCCATCGCATCGAGGTGCGCACGAAGCGCATGGTCTCGTTCCTGCAGCGCAGCGTCGCGGCGATCCAGTACGAGGTCGAGGCGCTCGACGAGCCGCTGTGGGTGACGCTGCAGTCGATCCTCGTCGCCAACCAGGACGAGCGCTCGGGCGGGGAGGACCCGCGCTCGGCGCGCGCGATCGGCGACGTGCTCGATCCGCGGCTGGCGGTCGGCGGCGACCGGCGCGCCGTGCTCTGCCACGCGACCAAGCGCACCCAGCTCTCGGTCGCCTCGGGCATGGACCACGTGCTCGACGCGCCGGGCGACTGCCGCGTGAGCCTCGACGTGGAGGACGACCTCGCCCGGGTGACCGTGTCGACGCGGATCGAGCCCGGCACGCCGCTGCGCCTGACGAAGTTCCTCGCCTACCACTGGTCCTCGCGCCAGACCGTCGAGTGGCTGCGCGACCAGGTCGACGCGAGCCTCGAGGCGGCGCTGGCCGAGGGCTGGGACGGCCTGGCCGACCGCCAGAAGCGCTTCCTCGACGACTGGTGGGAGCGCGCCGACGTCGAGCTCGACGGCGACCCCGCGGTCCAGCAGGCGCTGCGCTTCGCGCTCTTCCACCTCATCCAGGCGGGCGCGCGCATCGAGGGGCGCGCGATCGCCGCGAAGGGCCAGACGGGCACGGGCTACGACGGGCACGCGTTCTGGGACACCGAGGCCTACGTCCTGCCGGTGCTCACCTACCTCGAGCCGCGGGCGGTGCGCGACGCGCTCGAGTGGCGCTGGTCGACGCTGCCCCAGGCACGCGAGCGCGCCGCGCAGCTCGACCTGCCGGGCGCGTCGCTGCCGTGGCGGACGATCCACGGCGAGGAGTGCTCGGGCTACTGGCCCGCGGGCCTTGCGGCGCTGCACGTCAACGCCGACGTCGCCGACGCGGTGCGCCGCTACGTCCACGTCACCGGCGACGAGGAGTTCGAGCGCCACCAGGGCTTCGACCTGCTCGTGGAGACGGCGCGCCTGTGGGCGGGCGTGGGCTGGTTCGACCGTGTCGGCACCTTCCGCATCAACGGCGTCACCGGGCCCGACGAGTACTCCGCGCTGGTGGACAACAACGTCTTCACGAACCTCATGGCCAAGGCGAACCTCGTCGCCGCCGCGGAGGTCGCCCGCAAGCACGCCGACCGCGCCGCCGAGCTCGGGGTGGACGAGGACGAGATCGCCACGTGGGAGCGCGCCGCGCAGGCGATGTACGTCCCCTACGACGACGCGCTGCTCGTGCATCCGCAGGACCAGGACTTCACCGTCCACGACGTCTGGGACTTCGCGGCGACGCCGGCCGAGCACTACCCGCTCCTGCTGCACTACCCCTACTTCCAGCTCTACCGCCGGCAGGTCGTCAAGCAGGCCGACCTGGTGCTGGCGCTGTGGTTCCGGGGTGAGGCGTTCACCGACGAGGAGAAGCGCCGCGACTTCGAGTACTACGAGGCGATCACCGTGCGCGACTCGTCGCTCTCGGCGTGCGCGCAGGCGGTCGTCGCGGCCGAGGTCGGCCATCTGGACCTCGCCTGGGCGTACCTGCGCGAGGCGGCGCTGACCGACATCGACGACCTCCACCACAACGCCCAGGGCGGCCTGCACATGGCGTCGCTGGCGGGCGCGGTGCTGTCGGTCACCAACGGCCTGGGCGGGTTCCGCGACGGCGACGGCATCCCGCGCTTCCGCCCGCGGCTGCCCGATCCGGTGCGGCGCGTCGCCTTCCGGCTGACGATCCGCGGCACGCGCCTGCGCGTCGAGCTCGTCCCCGGCGAGGCGCGCTACGTCGTGGAGGACGGGGAGCCGCTGACGATCGAGCACGACGGGGAGCGCTTCGAGGTCGGCGCGGACGTCGTCGCGCGGCCGCTGCCCGAGGTGCCGGACCTCGACCCGCCGCCCTTCCCCGCGGGGCGCGGACCGGGCTGCTTGGGTCCGGCGGCCGACTAG
- a CDS encoding MarP family serine protease, with translation MTVVDWSIVAFAAILAAFGWRQGFVVGALSLGGFALGAWLGTRLAPAVLSEGSASPYAPLFGLLGALLGGAILATGLEGLGAALRSMIVVPGLRALDGLLGAGLAAALALALAWLFGAVALHTPGARDLRREVQRSEVLARLNDLLPPSGPLLNALARFDPFPRLDGPQADVAPPRAAIARDPEVAGAAASVVRVLGTACGLGVSGSGWVAAPGVVVTNAHVVAGQDDTTVQLRGRGEHLDADAVLFDPRNDIAVLRVDGLDAPALEVAQDPPVGRAAAILGFPRNGPYDVRAGRLGRTTDVLTEDAYGRGPLRRRITALRGLVRPGNSGGPMVDGAGRVVTTIFAASRGSDRTGGYGVPDDLVRDALRERSSQPVGTGPCAQ, from the coding sequence ATGACCGTCGTCGACTGGAGCATCGTCGCCTTCGCGGCGATCCTGGCCGCCTTCGGGTGGCGCCAGGGCTTCGTGGTCGGCGCCCTGTCGCTCGGCGGGTTCGCCCTCGGCGCGTGGCTCGGGACCCGTCTCGCGCCCGCGGTGCTGAGCGAGGGCTCCGCGTCCCCGTACGCGCCCCTGTTCGGCCTGCTCGGCGCGCTGCTGGGCGGCGCGATCCTCGCCACCGGCCTCGAGGGCCTGGGCGCCGCGCTGCGGTCGATGATCGTCGTCCCCGGGCTGCGCGCCCTCGACGGCCTCCTCGGGGCGGGGCTCGCGGCCGCGCTCGCCCTCGCGCTCGCGTGGCTCTTCGGCGCCGTCGCGCTGCACACGCCCGGCGCGCGCGACCTGCGCCGGGAGGTCCAGCGCTCCGAGGTCCTCGCGCGCCTCAACGACCTGCTGCCGCCCAGCGGCCCGCTGCTCAACGCCCTCGCCCGCTTCGACCCGTTCCCGCGCCTGGACGGCCCGCAGGCCGACGTGGCGCCCCCGCGCGCCGCCATCGCGCGCGACCCGGAGGTCGCCGGCGCGGCGGCATCCGTCGTCCGCGTCCTGGGCACGGCGTGCGGCCTGGGCGTCTCGGGCTCGGGCTGGGTCGCCGCGCCCGGCGTCGTCGTCACGAACGCCCACGTCGTCGCCGGCCAGGACGACACGACGGTCCAGCTGCGGGGCAGGGGCGAGCACCTCGACGCCGACGCCGTGCTCTTCGACCCGCGCAACGACATCGCCGTCCTGCGCGTGGACGGGCTCGACGCGCCCGCCCTCGAGGTGGCGCAGGACCCGCCGGTCGGCCGCGCCGCCGCGATCCTCGGCTTCCCGCGCAACGGCCCGTACGACGTGCGTGCCGGGCGCCTGGGCCGCACCACGGACGTGCTGACCGAGGACGCCTACGGCCGCGGCCCCCTGCGCCGGCGCATCACCGCGCTGCGCGGCCTGGTCCGGCCCGGCAACTCCGGGGGGCCGATGGTCGACGGCGCGGGCCGCGTGGTGACGACGATCTTCGCCGCCTCGCGCGGCTCGGACCGCACGGGCGGCTACGGCGTGCCCGACGACCTGGTGCGCGACGCGCTGCGCGAGCGCTCCTCGCAGCCGGTCGGCACGGGTCCGTGCGCGCAGTGA
- the uvsE gene encoding UV DNA damage repair endonuclease UvsE, which yields MRLGFAVKVLGAGGLPSHDTRRWQSEPSLGVSLDHLEAILGYLDDTDIRFYRMATGLAPYASHPELTQFRDQPARFADRLAEVGARARELGIRLTTHPGQYTVLNSEDAEVQRLAAVELEVQAELMDAMGLGPESIVVLHVGGAAGGPAAAMDRFCQGFELLSDAARSRLVIENDDRTFSLRDVLALSERVGRPVVWDILHHHCNDPDRIPDREALELALATWPAGVLPKIHYSTPKTAVEEQKVKKGRRVERRVVLPQLRAHADTIDPIAFEQFLTETAEGLDFDVMLEAKAKDLALLRLREQLAARGVAAREGHLQPAG from the coding sequence ATGCGCCTCGGGTTCGCGGTCAAGGTCCTCGGTGCGGGCGGGCTGCCCTCGCACGACACCCGCCGCTGGCAGTCCGAGCCGTCGCTGGGCGTCTCGCTGGACCACCTCGAGGCGATCCTGGGCTACCTGGACGACACCGACATCCGCTTCTACCGGATGGCCACCGGGCTGGCGCCCTACGCCTCGCACCCGGAGCTCACGCAGTTCCGCGACCAGCCCGCGCGCTTCGCCGATCGCCTCGCCGAGGTCGGCGCCCGCGCCCGCGAGCTCGGCATCCGGCTGACGACGCACCCCGGCCAGTACACGGTCCTCAACTCCGAGGACGCGGAGGTCCAGCGCCTGGCCGCCGTCGAGCTCGAGGTCCAGGCCGAGCTCATGGACGCCATGGGCCTGGGGCCGGAGTCCATCGTCGTCCTGCACGTCGGCGGCGCCGCCGGCGGACCGGCCGCCGCGATGGACCGCTTCTGCCAGGGCTTCGAGCTGCTCTCCGACGCCGCCCGCAGCCGCCTGGTCATCGAGAACGACGACCGCACCTTCTCGCTGCGCGACGTCCTCGCCCTGAGCGAGCGGGTCGGACGCCCGGTCGTCTGGGACATCCTGCACCACCACTGCAACGACCCCGACCGGATCCCCGACCGCGAGGCGCTCGAGCTCGCGCTCGCCACGTGGCCGGCGGGCGTCCTGCCGAAGATCCACTACTCGACGCCGAAGACCGCGGTCGAGGAGCAGAAGGTCAAGAAGGGCCGGCGCGTCGAGCGCCGCGTGGTGCTGCCCCAGCTGCGCGCCCACGCGGACACGATCGACCCGATCGCCTTCGAGCAGTTCCTCACGGAGACCGCCGAGGGCCTGGACTTCGACGTGATGCTCGAGGCCAAGGCCAAGGACCTCGCGCTCCTGCGCCTGCGCGAGCAGCTCGCCGCCCGCGGCGTCGCCGCGCGCGAGGGCCACCTGCAGCCCGCGGGCTAG
- a CDS encoding beta-phosphoglucomutase family hydrolase — MVHGVGDTGRAPGVRVPDSVRALLFDMDGVLTDTARVHAGAWQQTFDAVLDELGSDAPRFDTDADYRAYVDGKSRLDGVRSFLEARGVELPEGEADDGPQALTVRGVGRRKNDLVLELIRSRGVDRYEGSLRFVEQARAKGLQTAVVSSSANAREALRSAGMDELFDTWVDGVRIDEEGLPGKPAPDTFLAAARDLGVSPAHAAVLEDALAGVAAGRAGDFGWVVGVDRTGHPDDLRKHGADVVVRDLEELELA; from the coding sequence ATGGTGCACGGCGTGGGCGACACGGGTAGAGCGCCGGGCGTGCGCGTCCCTGACTCCGTCCGCGCCCTGCTGTTCGACATGGACGGCGTGCTGACCGACACCGCGCGCGTCCATGCCGGCGCGTGGCAGCAGACCTTCGACGCGGTGCTCGACGAGCTCGGCAGCGACGCGCCGCGCTTCGACACCGACGCGGACTACCGCGCCTACGTCGACGGCAAGAGCCGCCTGGACGGCGTGCGGTCCTTCCTGGAGGCGCGCGGCGTCGAGCTCCCGGAGGGCGAGGCGGACGACGGGCCGCAGGCCCTGACCGTCCGCGGCGTCGGGAGGCGCAAGAACGACCTCGTGCTCGAGCTCATCCGCTCGCGCGGGGTCGACCGCTACGAGGGCTCGCTGCGCTTCGTCGAGCAGGCGCGCGCCAAGGGGCTGCAGACCGCGGTCGTCTCCTCGAGCGCCAACGCGCGCGAGGCGCTGCGCTCGGCCGGGATGGACGAGCTCTTCGACACCTGGGTCGACGGCGTGCGCATCGACGAGGAGGGCCTGCCGGGCAAGCCCGCGCCCGACACGTTCCTCGCCGCCGCGCGGGACCTCGGCGTGTCGCCCGCGCACGCGGCGGTCCTCGAGGACGCGCTCGCCGGCGTCGCGGCAGGGCGGGCCGGGGACTTCGGCTGGGTCGTCGGCGTCGACCGCACCGGGCATCCCGACGACCTGCGCAAGCACGGCGCCGACGTCGTCGTGCGAGACCTCGAGGAGCTGGAGCTCGCGTGA
- a CDS encoding SRPBCC family protein, with protein MSTIEQSIDVGVPVRTAYDQWTQFEEFPKFMEGVEEIRQLDETHLRWRTKVAGRAKEFEAEITEQTPDQRIAWESEAGAEHAGVVTFHRVGEGHTRIMVQLDYQPEGPAEKVGDALGLVKRRVKGDLERFKAMIEARGPGGETGEWRGSVEQTATR; from the coding sequence ATGTCGACGATCGAGCAGAGCATCGACGTGGGCGTCCCCGTGCGGACCGCCTACGACCAGTGGACCCAGTTCGAGGAGTTCCCGAAGTTCATGGAGGGCGTCGAGGAGATCCGGCAGCTCGACGAGACCCACCTGCGCTGGCGCACCAAGGTCGCCGGCCGCGCGAAGGAGTTCGAGGCCGAGATCACCGAGCAGACGCCCGACCAGCGCATCGCCTGGGAGTCCGAGGCGGGCGCGGAGCACGCGGGCGTCGTGACCTTCCACCGCGTGGGCGAGGGCCACACGCGGATCATGGTCCAGCTGGACTACCAGCCCGAGGGCCCGGCCGAGAAGGTCGGCGACGCCCTCGGCCTGGTCAAGCGCCGCGTCAAGGGCGACCTCGAGCGCTTCAAGGCGATGATCGAGGCCCGCGGCCCCGGCGGCGAGACGGGCGAGTGGCGCGGGAGCGTGGAGCAGACCGCGACGCGCTGA
- a CDS encoding type IA DNA topoisomerase, with the protein MGKTLVIAEKPSVGRDLARVLPGPFEKKSGAGERTERWLEGPEHVITWAVGHLVQLAEPDEYDAKFKKWRMADLPIVPSRFKLVVRDERSQKQMTVIRQLLKRDDLDRVINACDAGREGELIFKYVVEKAGGTKSLPVQRLWLSSMTTEAIKDAFGRLRPDDELALLEDAARSRSEADWIVGMNATRAATIRLRSSFDGAVSLGRVQTPTLAILTRREEEIRAFKPEPYFLVDATFETGDGRRYEGRWAKGPVDAEKAHRGDIKSPRIADGDIATAIVEAVRGGAGSITKLEKTKRTERAPLLYDLTSLQREANTRFGFSARRTLAAAQRCYEEHKVLTYPRTSSRFLTSDMVGELKPIAGHVGARPEYAKAAAYVRGLDLLPLGRVVNDEKVGDHHAIIPTNAPHRLDKLSDDDRRIYDMVARRFLAVFHPEAVFENTRVETTVAEHVFRTRGKVLLVPGWRGVYGEGAAPGDAAGSDDDEGRDQQLPKLEQGEGVETKEVVRLEKETKPPRRYSDASLLGAMETAGKLVDDDELREAMKESGIGTPATRAAIIERLIDVGYVERDGRSLVATEKGLNVIRLLGGHPLTSPALTGDWEKRLALIEHGDDSRKAFMSDIQKFAGETVGVLDATLKDVRIPRANLGPCPVCGHDIQENRKGYSCWSREDPGCGFVIWKSKAGKQLPAAVAKELIATGRTARPVTGFKGRSGRSFRARLALQQGEDAKWRVEFDEPWAKEGARAPSEEHEAEATAGAAAAASAPAASEAA; encoded by the coding sequence ATGGGCAAGACCCTCGTCATCGCGGAGAAGCCGTCGGTCGGGCGCGACCTCGCGCGCGTGCTGCCCGGCCCCTTCGAGAAGAAGAGCGGGGCGGGGGAGCGGACCGAGCGCTGGCTCGAGGGTCCCGAGCACGTCATCACCTGGGCCGTCGGCCACCTCGTCCAGCTCGCCGAGCCCGACGAGTACGACGCGAAGTTCAAGAAGTGGCGGATGGCCGACCTGCCGATCGTCCCCAGCCGCTTCAAGCTCGTGGTGCGCGACGAGCGCTCCCAGAAGCAGATGACGGTCATCCGCCAGCTGCTCAAGCGCGACGACCTCGACCGCGTCATCAACGCCTGCGACGCCGGCCGCGAGGGCGAGCTGATCTTCAAGTACGTCGTCGAGAAGGCGGGCGGGACGAAGAGCCTGCCGGTCCAGCGCCTGTGGCTGTCGTCGATGACCACCGAGGCGATCAAGGACGCCTTCGGCCGGCTGCGCCCCGACGACGAGCTCGCGCTGCTCGAGGACGCCGCGCGCTCGCGCTCGGAGGCTGACTGGATCGTCGGCATGAACGCCACGCGCGCCGCGACCATCCGCCTGCGCTCGAGCTTCGACGGCGCCGTCTCCCTCGGCCGCGTGCAGACGCCGACGCTCGCGATCCTGACCCGCCGCGAGGAGGAGATCCGGGCGTTCAAGCCCGAGCCCTACTTCCTCGTCGACGCGACGTTCGAGACCGGGGACGGCCGCCGCTACGAGGGCCGCTGGGCCAAGGGCCCCGTCGACGCCGAGAAGGCCCACCGCGGCGACATCAAGTCCCCGCGCATCGCCGACGGCGACATCGCCACGGCGATCGTCGAGGCGGTCCGCGGCGGCGCCGGCTCGATCACGAAGCTCGAGAAGACCAAGCGCACCGAACGCGCGCCGCTCCTCTACGACCTCACGAGCCTCCAGCGCGAGGCCAACACGCGCTTCGGCTTCAGCGCCCGGCGCACCCTCGCGGCCGCCCAGCGCTGCTACGAGGAGCACAAGGTCCTCACGTACCCGCGCACGAGCTCGCGCTTCCTGACCAGCGACATGGTCGGGGAGCTCAAGCCGATCGCCGGCCACGTCGGCGCGCGGCCCGAGTACGCCAAGGCGGCCGCCTACGTCCGCGGCCTGGACCTCCTGCCCCTCGGGCGCGTGGTCAACGACGAGAAGGTCGGCGACCACCACGCGATCATCCCGACCAACGCGCCGCACAGGCTCGACAAGCTCTCCGACGACGACCGGCGCATCTACGACATGGTCGCCCGCCGGTTCCTCGCGGTCTTCCACCCCGAGGCGGTCTTCGAGAACACGCGCGTCGAGACGACGGTGGCCGAGCACGTCTTCCGCACCCGCGGCAAGGTCCTGCTCGTCCCGGGCTGGCGCGGGGTCTACGGCGAGGGCGCCGCGCCCGGCGACGCCGCGGGGTCCGACGACGACGAGGGCCGCGACCAGCAGCTGCCGAAGCTCGAGCAGGGCGAGGGGGTGGAGACCAAGGAGGTCGTCCGCCTCGAGAAGGAGACCAAGCCGCCCCGGCGCTACAGCGACGCGTCGCTGCTGGGCGCGATGGAGACCGCCGGCAAGCTCGTCGACGACGACGAGCTGCGCGAGGCGATGAAGGAGTCGGGCATCGGCACGCCCGCCACCCGCGCGGCGATCATCGAGCGCCTCATCGACGTGGGCTACGTCGAGCGCGACGGTCGCTCGCTCGTCGCCACCGAGAAGGGCCTGAACGTCATCCGCCTGCTCGGCGGCCACCCGCTCACCTCGCCGGCGCTCACCGGCGACTGGGAGAAGCGCCTGGCGCTCATCGAGCACGGCGACGACTCCCGCAAGGCGTTCATGAGCGACATCCAGAAGTTCGCCGGCGAGACCGTCGGCGTCCTCGACGCGACGCTCAAGGACGTCCGCATCCCGCGGGCGAACCTCGGCCCGTGCCCGGTCTGCGGCCACGACATCCAGGAGAACCGCAAGGGCTACTCGTGCTGGTCGCGCGAGGACCCGGGCTGCGGCTTCGTCATCTGGAAGTCCAAGGCGGGCAAGCAGCTGCCGGCCGCCGTGGCCAAGGAGCTCATCGCGACGGGCCGGACGGCCCGGCCGGTGACCGGCTTCAAGGGCCGCAGCGGCCGCTCGTTCCGCGCGCGCCTGGCGCTGCAGCAGGGCGAAGACGCCAAGTGGCGGGTCGAGTTCGACGAGCCGTGGGCCAAGGAGGGCGCGCGGGCGCCGTCCGAGGAGCACGAGGCCGAGGCGACCGCCGGTGCGGCGGCCGCGGCGTCGGCGCCGGCCGCCTCCGAAGCGGCGTAG
- a CDS encoding AbrB family transcriptional regulator produces MATVLAGLGLGALGMPSSYLFAALLVGIAVALTRPGTVDVAPQAFTAAQAVTGVAIGGYLQSSSLSALGDAWLPVALVSAATLVVSLAAGAALARTTSLDEPTAALGMVAGGASGIVGMAGELGADDRLVAFMQYLRVLVVVLVTPLLVAFAFGGGGGGGGVPDDGPVLGDLDGWGFTVAGAVVGTVVATRVRLTAASLMGPLILSGAVHLSTGSAPDVPPLLRETAFALIGLQVGLRFTVAALRQAGRLLVPTLVAIVVLLAACALLAVGLDAATSVSLLDAYLATTPGGLYAVLAAAFGSGADTTFVVAVQGLRLLVMILLAPVAVRLVVGHGARRGRHG; encoded by the coding sequence CTGGCCACCGTGCTCGCCGGGCTCGGCCTCGGCGCGCTGGGGATGCCGTCGTCGTACCTGTTCGCGGCGCTCCTGGTGGGCATCGCGGTCGCGCTGACCCGTCCCGGGACCGTCGACGTCGCGCCGCAGGCGTTCACCGCGGCGCAGGCGGTCACCGGCGTGGCCATCGGCGGCTACCTGCAGTCCTCCTCGCTGTCGGCGCTCGGGGACGCCTGGCTGCCGGTGGCGCTCGTGAGCGCCGCGACGCTCGTGGTCTCGCTCGCGGCGGGCGCGGCGCTGGCGCGGACGACGAGCCTCGACGAGCCCACCGCGGCGCTGGGCATGGTCGCCGGCGGCGCCTCGGGCATCGTCGGGATGGCGGGCGAGCTGGGCGCCGACGACCGGCTCGTCGCCTTCATGCAGTACCTGCGGGTGCTCGTCGTCGTGCTCGTCACGCCGCTGCTCGTCGCCTTCGCCTTCGGCGGCGGCGGGGGAGGCGGCGGCGTCCCCGACGACGGGCCGGTGCTCGGTGACCTCGACGGCTGGGGCTTCACGGTCGCCGGCGCGGTCGTCGGCACCGTGGTGGCCACGCGCGTGCGGCTCACCGCCGCGTCGCTCATGGGCCCGCTGATCCTCTCGGGCGCGGTGCACCTGTCGACGGGCAGCGCCCCGGACGTCCCGCCGCTGCTGCGCGAGACGGCGTTCGCGCTCATCGGCCTCCAGGTCGGCCTGCGCTTCACGGTCGCGGCCCTGCGCCAGGCCGGCCGGCTGCTCGTGCCGACGCTCGTCGCGATCGTCGTCCTGCTCGCGGCCTGCGCCCTGCTGGCGGTGGGCCTCGACGCGGCGACGTCCGTCTCGCTGCTCGACGCGTACCTCGCCACGACGCCGGGCGGCCTGTACGCCGTGCTGGCCGCGGCGTTCGGCTCCGGTGCCGACACGACGTTCGTCGTCGCGGTCCAGGGCCTGCGGCTGCTGGTGATGATCCTGCTCGCCCCGGTTGCCGTCCGGCTCGTGGTCGGCCATGGTGCACGGCGTGGGCGACACGGGTAG